In the genome of Zonotrichia albicollis isolate bZonAlb1 chromosome 7, bZonAlb1.hap1, whole genome shotgun sequence, the window ACTGTCCAGCAGAAGAATATAATACTTCTATTATAATCTCACAACAGCTCCAGCAGTCTTTTATGGCTGCTACCATATTAGTACAACTGAAAATGGGGAGAAGTATGAGAGACAGGGCCACAATGTCTCACACTGAGACACACCCAGTGAGATGAAGCTAACTGGACATGCACTTACACATTGCATGGTGAGACATCAACATACAGAGAGGACCCTGCAGTGGGATATGAGCTGTTGTGCAGTTAcacctccttctcctgccaccaCAATTTAAAGGGATCCCAAACAAACAGCCTCCCCTCCCCACCTGCACGCAGAGAGCTGCCTGAACTACAGCACTGATTGCAGCCTGTAGCTGTGGCACCTGGATGTTGTTTCAGCTACCGAAAGGACATCAGCCACATTAGCTGTAGGCAACTCTCTGTGTCATCATGGAAATTAATAAAACTCCCAAaccacacacacatacacacacaaaaaaaaaaaaaaaaagaaaacaaacaaaaaaaggaaaaagacaagGGTAACATATatgtttcctaattttttttttggcagtgaAACATCCCCAGTAACATATGGTCTTGTTGTGCTGTTTTACTCAGCCCCTTGATCTCAGATATTTTGAAGCCTTTATAACCTTCAACTTCCAAGCCAAATCAGTGTGAAACTCTGGTGGAAAAAAGGACATGTAATGCTTTGTGTAAACCAGTAGTGAAATAGTCTTCTgtcccccccaccccaccctcCCTTAGAACAGATTTACAATGTTGCCTATTATTTAAAGGAATTAGACATTGATCTTGAGTGATTAACAAGGCCATTTAAGAAAACCCCCAAGCATGACTTCCTTAAGCACAATAGGGATTTAGTAAATTATGTTTACAGTACAAGGCTACCACACAAATAACTCCATGTTCCTAGCCTCTTCTGATAGGTATCTCTTCCACTTCCCACACTGTGTGCCACATTTCAAGACATGAGTTACAAAAGGCAAACAGAGCTGGAACTAGAAGAGGCAGCTTCCTGGTTAGATGCATTATAGACCAAATTGCTTTGATATGAAACCTCTGAGCCTGAGAAGCCCAGGCCCACTTTCCAGTACAAACGTACTCTTTAGATTCAAGTGGGAACAGAAACACATATTTGGCTCCTACTTCAGTTTTAAGTCTTTTCTGGTAAAACTAGACACACATGCTAAGAAAATACAGTAAACCCAGAATgcacagaaaagacaaaaacaaaacacaaaagcaaTTCCCCAAAAATATACAAATTATGTGCAGACTGAGTttgatggctttttttttttcaactcaTTGTAAACAGTGATGTTGCGGAAGGTTACAAATTTTTCTCACTAATATCTTGGTGGGCCCTGCCAGCAATCAGCACCCTTGGATTTGGACCAGAGGGCAAAACAAGAATTAACACATCTGACAGCTTTGTCTTTAGTGTCTTAAGGGACTTTGTAGACCAACAAAAAGTTGGAGAACTTTTGAGAAACCTAACTCGGGGAAGAGAATCAACCAGTGTCACctggcaggagtcaggcacagaACCAAACATGAACCCTACACAGTAACAGACGTGTTTAAGCAAGGGATTTGTAGGTTTGTTTTTACAAGCACCAGTAGGCATCACTGCCCTTGAACACCTGAAATCCCAACTCAAAGAACAAGACAGaatgaaaggaaacaaaaagcccCCAACCCACACCACCTGATGGCCTTTTCCGGTGAGTTAGTCGTAACAATACTGAAGTCAGAGACCAAAACTCTCCATGATGAAATGATGAAAAGGCTCCAACTCTGGACCTACCAACTGTTGAgtatagtaaaaaaaaaaaaaaaaaaaaaaaaaagtgaacatCTCCAAAGGATTAGAGTCCCTCTGTGTTTCAGAAACTTTCATTTGCTTCTCACTTTATGTTGTGGAAAAGCATCCATAATTCTTGGGTATTCCATGTATTGACAAAAATGAGGAGAAAGGGAGCCAAGATTGTAAAACAGTTTGGCACAGAACTCCCCAGGTAGATGCATGTGTATTTCTCTCACAAAAGGCACACATTTGGTTTCCTATCAATAATGGGAAGGATGGGATGTCATACCCTGTTACACATACAAGATTATTAACAACTTCACAAAAAGGCATTTGACTATGCTGCATCTTCCTCGTAGTTGCTTACAACATGTAAACCCCACAAACCTCTCCAGAACATGGCAGATTTGTCCTCATATAGATTCCTTTGTACAAAGTGGAGCACAGGGAAACGTCTTTTTGTGTAGCAATTGTTTTTTCCACATGTACACAGCAGGAACAGTATAAATTAGGGAGGTTAAAGATATTGCAACATTAGTTCTTTTTCTCCAAATAATTTGAGGGCACCCAGCCTTTGAATGGCTTCACACCACTCATTATCTGGCAGTACCACCAGCCGTTCGGGTTCCTTTCGAGGACCTCCATGCAGACACCTTCCTGAAACCCCGCAGTCTCCTCATCCCCTTCATAGTCTGCAATGGAAACATAGATGTCCTTGAGGTTGTTGTGGATGAACTGGGATTTCTCAATGGGCTTTGGCCTGACTGTGGACACAGGGATGCCGTTCCTCTGCGTGGGGAGGTTGGAGGTGCTCTCAGAGCTCTCTGTGCCCAGCCGCTCTGGCTGCTTTCCCTTTGTGTCACCGGGCTGTGACCAGGCGTTGCTGAAGGAGGAATTCCGACGGACGGTCCTAAGTTGATCTGTGGCTGTTAAAGACTCATTCCTGCGCAAGGAGCACGACAGGTTGTTATCCTTTGGTGGTGGAGACACAAACACTGACTGCGGACGGACAGCAAGTTGCCTCACACCATTCCTCATTTTAACTGGTCCTGATGCTTTGGAAAAGCCACCAGGAGGTTTGCTTGGGATGGGTGGTGTTGCACGTTTGCTCTGGTTGATGGTGTTCAAAGCTTGAACCCTCTTCTCTATCTTCTCTAAACTGTTtgacttgttttcatttttcctgttcCTGGCAAAAGAGGAATCAGTCTCTGCTGATGTAGTTTCTCGCTGGTTATCAGGGAGAGCCAAATAATGGGAAGGAGCCCAGCCTTCCATGTCTCCATACTTCAGGTACCACCATCCACTGGCTTGCTTTTCCAGCACTTCCACTTCTACTCCTGCTGGGAAGCAAATTTCAGAATCCTGTACCTTTTGGTATGAATCAGTGGTCACATAGAAACATCTGGAGTCATTTTCTTGTTCAGTTTTGGCAGTGTGGCTGGAGGAGAAGACGCCACGGGAAGGAGCTGTGATGAAATCAGCCGAGCTTCTCCGAACAGGGTCATCCTGGTTATCAGAAGCGGTGCGTGGGGGGCTTGCAGACTCCTCACTTCTTGAACCTTTGAGTCCACCTCTGAGCTGCCCAGTTGGCCTCAACTGACGCCTTAAAGTGCTAATGTCCATCTTTTCTTGGCTCTGAGAGTCTGCCTTGTTCAGGAAGGGTTTGGGCCTAACGATTGGCTTTGCTCTGATGGAAGGACTCTGCCCGGGATCTTTCTTCATGCCTGTTCTTGGCACGCTACGTAAGCCAACATCTGAAGCTGATCTTGGTTTTGTCTCCTCACTCCTGGAATAGTGACATTTTCCAAGATCAGGCTGAATGTTTTTGTCTGTTTTGAGCTTCATGAGTGATGATTTCGGAGAGCTGGAAGATGGGGAATTCCTTCGGATCAAGGACAGAGAGGAGCTTTTCTGAGAATCAGAATCCCCACTAGATTCCTTGTTGGACAAAGCATCTTCCACATAACGCCTGAACCCCTCGTTCTCATAGATGGTTTCTTCTTCATGAGCAACTTCTTCTGAAGACTCTCCTACTTTGAACTTAGCTTTCTGAAGTGACGACACAGGTGAAGGCTTGAGGGGCTGAAACAGTCGTTTTTCAGGAGTGCCCTCTTCATGGTGACTTTCACTCACTTCACACTCAGAGTCAAAGCCAAAGGCAGGTACATCATACTCAGGTTCTTCATATTTCAGTTTGTGGGGAGAGTCCTGGGCATCTCCTGAAGAAACTGCTCCAGGAGTTGTTCCTTCTTCAGAGTCCTTTGGTTtactgggaggtgctgggggtggAACCTTTGGACGGGTTAAAGTACTGGTTCTTCTGTTCAAATTTGGTTTCTTTCTCTTGTCAATGTAAGATGCTGGAGCCCATCCTTCCTTCTCTCCAATCTGCACATACCACCAGCCCCCAGAATTCTTTTCGATAACCTAAGAGGCAACAAGGAACATGTTacttagaaaaaaatctcaactcACTGCTTCCCACTCCTCCCCTTCCAATCCACTCCCAAGCAACAGATAAATATTACAATTTTTCCAGATACACTGTTAAGGCTAACCTCTGCTTTTTGTCCTCCACGAAAGCTTATGCCATCAGAGATGCATGACTGGAACTCAGCAATGGTGTAATATTCCACTTCCACGGAGGGTGGCTCTGGTGGCTTGGGTAACTGAAAACCCTACGGCAAATAGGATGCTTTGTTCATTTAAACCAAAGACACAGTCAGCTAAACAgcagtatgaaa includes:
- the SH3PXD2A gene encoding SH3 and PX domain-containing protein 2A isoform X2; amino-acid sequence: MLSYSVLDANVVDVEKRRNPSKHYVYIINVTWSDLTSQIIYRRYSKFFDLQMQLLDKFPIEGGQKDPKQRIIPFLPGKILFRRSHVRDVAVKRLKPIDEYCRALVRLPPHISQCDEVFRFFEARPEDLNPPKEDYGSSKRKSVWMSSLSETPKKSVTPGADASSEPMILEQYVVVSNYEKQENSEISLQAGEVVDVIEKNESGWWFVSTAEEQGWVPATYLESQNGTRDDSDINTSKFGEVSKRRKAHLRRLDRRWTLGGIVNRQQSREEKYVTIQPYASQGKDEIGFEKGVTVEVIQKNLEGWWYIRYLGKEGWAPASYLKKAKDDLPSRKKNLTGPVEIIGNIMEISNLLNKKSSTDKEAQVENESAETHITKKEISLPILCNDSNGNAMMTPDKQASKLAQGSPAIARIAPQRAQISSPNLRTRPPPRRESSLLPKPPEPPSVEVEYYTIAEFQSCISDGISFRGGQKAEVIEKNSGGWWYVQIGEKEGWAPASYIDKRKKPNLNRRTSTLTRPKVPPPAPPSKPKDSEEGTTPGAVSSGDAQDSPHKLKYEEPEYDVPAFGFDSECEVSESHHEEGTPEKRLFQPLKPSPVSSLQKAKFKVGESSEEVAHEEETIYENEGFRRYVEDALSNKESSGDSDSQKSSSLSLIRRNSPSSSSPKSSLMKLKTDKNIQPDLGKCHYSRSEETKPRSASDVGLRSVPRTGMKKDPGQSPSIRAKPIVRPKPFLNKADSQSQEKMDISTLRRQLRPTGQLRGGLKGSRSEESASPPRTASDNQDDPVRRSSADFITAPSRGVFSSSHTAKTEQENDSRCFYVTTDSYQKVQDSEICFPAGVEVEVLEKQASGWWYLKYGDMEGWAPSHYLALPDNQRETTSAETDSSFARNRKNENKSNSLEKIEKRVQALNTINQSKRATPPIPSKPPGGFSKASGPVKMRNGVRQLAVRPQSVFVSPPPKDNNLSCSLRRNESLTATDQLRTVRRNSSFSNAWSQPGDTKGKQPERLGTESSESTSNLPTQRNGIPVSTVRPKPIEKSQFIHNNLKDIYVSIADYEGDEETAGFQEGVCMEVLERNPNGWWYCQIMSGVKPFKGWVPSNYLEKKN
- the SH3PXD2A gene encoding SH3 and PX domain-containing protein 2A isoform X4, encoding MLSYSVLDANVVDVEKRRNPSKHYVYIINVTWSDLTSQIIYRRYSKFFDLQMQLLDKFPIEGGQKDPKQRIIPFLPGKILFRRSHVRDVAVKRLKPIDEYCRALVRLPPHISQCDEVFRFFEARPEDLNPPKEDYGSSKRKSVWMSSLSETPKKSVTPGADASSEPMILEQYVVVSNYEKQENSEISLQAGEVVDVIEKNESGWWFVSTAEEQGWVPATYLESQNGTRDDSDINTSKFGEEEKYVTIQPYASQGKDEIGFEKGVTVEVIQKNLEGWWYIRYLGKEGWAPASYLKKAKDDLPSRKKNLTGPVEIIGNIMEISNLLNKKSSTDKEAQVENESAETHITKKEISLPILCNDSNGNAMMTPDKQASKLAQGSPAIARIAPQRAQISSPNLRTRPPPRRESSLGFQLPKPPEPPSVEVEYYTIAEFQSCISDGISFRGGQKAEVIEKNSGGWWYVQIGEKEGWAPASYIDKRKKPNLNRRTSTLTRPKVPPPAPPSKPKDSEEGTTPGAVSSGDAQDSPHKLKYEEPEYDVPAFGFDSECEVSESHHEEGTPEKRLFQPLKPSPVSSLQKAKFKVGESSEEVAHEEETIYENEGFRRYVEDALSNKESSGDSDSQKSSSLSLIRRNSPSSSSPKSSLMKLKTDKNIQPDLGKCHYSRSEETKPRSASDVGLRSVPRTGMKKDPGQSPSIRAKPIVRPKPFLNKADSQSQEKMDISTLRRQLRPTGQLRGGLKGSRSEESASPPRTASDNQDDPVRRSSADFITAPSRGVFSSSHTAKTEQENDSRCFYVTTDSYQKVQDSEICFPAGVEVEVLEKQASGWWYLKYGDMEGWAPSHYLALPDNQRETTSAETDSSFARNRKNENKSNSLEKIEKRVQALNTINQSKRATPPIPSKPPGGFSKASGPVKMRNGVRQLAVRPQSVFVSPPPKDNNLSCSLRRNESLTATDQLRTVRRNSSFSNAWSQPGDTKGKQPERLGTESSESTSNLPTQRNGIPVSTVRPKPIEKSQFIHNNLKDIYVSIADYEGDEETAGFQEGVCMEVLERNPNGWWYCQIMSGVKPFKGWVPSNYLEKKN
- the SH3PXD2A gene encoding SH3 and PX domain-containing protein 2A isoform X3, translated to MLSYSVLDANVVDVEKRRNPSKHYVYIINVTWSDLTSQIIYRRYSKFFDLQMQLLDKFPIEGGQKDPKQRIIPFLPGKILFRRSHVRDVAVKRLKPIDEYCRALVRLPPHISQCDEVFRFFEARPEDLNPPKEDYGSSKRKSGADASSEPMILEQYVVVSNYEKQENSEISLQAGEVVDVIEKNESGWWFVSTAEEQGWVPATYLESQNGTRDDSDINTSKFGEVSKRRKAHLRRLDRRWTLGGIVNRQQSREEKYVTIQPYASQGKDEIGFEKGVTVEVIQKNLEGWWYIRYLGKEGWAPASYLKKAKDDLPSRKKNLTGPVEIIGNIMEISNLLNKKSSTDKEAQVENESAETHITKKEISLPILCNDSNGNAMMTPDKQASKLAQGSPAIARIAPQRAQISSPNLRTRPPPRRESSLGFQLPKPPEPPSVEVEYYTIAEFQSCISDGISFRGGQKAEVIEKNSGGWWYVQIGEKEGWAPASYIDKRKKPNLNRRTSTLTRPKVPPPAPPSKPKDSEEGTTPGAVSSGDAQDSPHKLKYEEPEYDVPAFGFDSECEVSESHHEEGTPEKRLFQPLKPSPVSSLQKAKFKVGESSEEVAHEEETIYENEGFRRYVEDALSNKESSGDSDSQKSSSLSLIRRNSPSSSSPKSSLMKLKTDKNIQPDLGKCHYSRSEETKPRSASDVGLRSVPRTGMKKDPGQSPSIRAKPIVRPKPFLNKADSQSQEKMDISTLRRQLRPTGQLRGGLKGSRSEESASPPRTASDNQDDPVRRSSADFITAPSRGVFSSSHTAKTEQENDSRCFYVTTDSYQKVQDSEICFPAGVEVEVLEKQASGWWYLKYGDMEGWAPSHYLALPDNQRETTSAETDSSFARNRKNENKSNSLEKIEKRVQALNTINQSKRATPPIPSKPPGGFSKASGPVKMRNGVRQLAVRPQSVFVSPPPKDNNLSCSLRRNESLTATDQLRTVRRNSSFSNAWSQPGDTKGKQPERLGTESSESTSNLPTQRNGIPVSTVRPKPIEKSQFIHNNLKDIYVSIADYEGDEETAGFQEGVCMEVLERNPNGWWYCQIMSGVKPFKGWVPSNYLEKKN
- the SH3PXD2A gene encoding SH3 and PX domain-containing protein 2A isoform X1 — its product is MLSYSVLDANVVDVEKRRNPSKHYVYIINVTWSDLTSQIIYRRYSKFFDLQMQLLDKFPIEGGQKDPKQRIIPFLPGKILFRRSHVRDVAVKRLKPIDEYCRALVRLPPHISQCDEVFRFFEARPEDLNPPKEDYGSSKRKSVWMSSLSETPKKSVTPGADASSEPMILEQYVVVSNYEKQENSEISLQAGEVVDVIEKNESGWWFVSTAEEQGWVPATYLESQNGTRDDSDINTSKFGEVSKRRKAHLRRLDRRWTLGGIVNRQQSREEKYVTIQPYASQGKDEIGFEKGVTVEVIQKNLEGWWYIRYLGKEGWAPASYLKKAKDDLPSRKKNLTGPVEIIGNIMEISNLLNKKSSTDKEAQVENESAETHITKKEISLPILCNDSNGNAMMTPDKQASKLAQGSPAIARIAPQRAQISSPNLRTRPPPRRESSLGFQLPKPPEPPSVEVEYYTIAEFQSCISDGISFRGGQKAEVIEKNSGGWWYVQIGEKEGWAPASYIDKRKKPNLNRRTSTLTRPKVPPPAPPSKPKDSEEGTTPGAVSSGDAQDSPHKLKYEEPEYDVPAFGFDSECEVSESHHEEGTPEKRLFQPLKPSPVSSLQKAKFKVGESSEEVAHEEETIYENEGFRRYVEDALSNKESSGDSDSQKSSSLSLIRRNSPSSSSPKSSLMKLKTDKNIQPDLGKCHYSRSEETKPRSASDVGLRSVPRTGMKKDPGQSPSIRAKPIVRPKPFLNKADSQSQEKMDISTLRRQLRPTGQLRGGLKGSRSEESASPPRTASDNQDDPVRRSSADFITAPSRGVFSSSHTAKTEQENDSRCFYVTTDSYQKVQDSEICFPAGVEVEVLEKQASGWWYLKYGDMEGWAPSHYLALPDNQRETTSAETDSSFARNRKNENKSNSLEKIEKRVQALNTINQSKRATPPIPSKPPGGFSKASGPVKMRNGVRQLAVRPQSVFVSPPPKDNNLSCSLRRNESLTATDQLRTVRRNSSFSNAWSQPGDTKGKQPERLGTESSESTSNLPTQRNGIPVSTVRPKPIEKSQFIHNNLKDIYVSIADYEGDEETAGFQEGVCMEVLERNPNGWWYCQIMSGVKPFKGWVPSNYLEKKN
- the SH3PXD2A gene encoding SH3 and PX domain-containing protein 2A isoform X5 gives rise to the protein MDYGSSKRKSGADASSEPMILEQYVVVSNYEKQENSEISLQAGEVVDVIEKNESGWWFVSTAEEQGWVPATYLESQNGTRDDSDINTSKFGEVSKRRKAHLRRLDRRWTLGGIVNRQQSREEKYVTIQPYASQGKDEIGFEKGVTVEVIQKNLEGWWYIRYLGKEGWAPASYLKKAKDDLPSRKKNLTGPVEIIGNIMEISNLLNKKSSTDKEAQVENESAETHITKKEISLPILCNDSNGNAMMTPDKQASKLAQGSPAIARIAPQRAQISSPNLRTRPPPRRESSLGFQLPKPPEPPSVEVEYYTIAEFQSCISDGISFRGGQKAEVIEKNSGGWWYVQIGEKEGWAPASYIDKRKKPNLNRRTSTLTRPKVPPPAPPSKPKDSEEGTTPGAVSSGDAQDSPHKLKYEEPEYDVPAFGFDSECEVSESHHEEGTPEKRLFQPLKPSPVSSLQKAKFKVGESSEEVAHEEETIYENEGFRRYVEDALSNKESSGDSDSQKSSSLSLIRRNSPSSSSPKSSLMKLKTDKNIQPDLGKCHYSRSEETKPRSASDVGLRSVPRTGMKKDPGQSPSIRAKPIVRPKPFLNKADSQSQEKMDISTLRRQLRPTGQLRGGLKGSRSEESASPPRTASDNQDDPVRRSSADFITAPSRGVFSSSHTAKTEQENDSRCFYVTTDSYQKVQDSEICFPAGVEVEVLEKQASGWWYLKYGDMEGWAPSHYLALPDNQRETTSAETDSSFARNRKNENKSNSLEKIEKRVQALNTINQSKRATPPIPSKPPGGFSKASGPVKMRNGVRQLAVRPQSVFVSPPPKDNNLSCSLRRNESLTATDQLRTVRRNSSFSNAWSQPGDTKGKQPERLGTESSESTSNLPTQRNGIPVSTVRPKPIEKSQFIHNNLKDIYVSIADYEGDEETAGFQEGVCMEVLERNPNGWWYCQIMSGVKPFKGWVPSNYLEKKN